The proteins below come from a single Acidovorax sp. NCPPB 4044 genomic window:
- the aroB gene encoding 3-dehydroquinate synthase produces the protein MPPSRVEIPLGDRSYGIEIGAGLLDEAGIYAACPKAACALIVTNETVAPLYAERLRQAIAPRYSEVFIVSLPDGEEHKDWQTLNRIFDALLSHGCDRKTVLFALGGGVVGDMTGFAAASYMRGVPFVQVPTTLLAQVDSSVGGKTAINHPLGKNMIGAFYQPQLVVCDLSTLSTLPARELSAGLAEVIKYGPIADMEFMAWLEDHVDALRAGDHAALAHAVRRSCEIKAWVVGQDEREAGLRAILNFGHTFGHAIEAGMGYGVWLHGEGVGAGMVMAAELSHRLGLVDAVFVERLRALIVRAGLPVRGAVIDPSDNAGRYLELMRLDKKSEGGEIRFVVIDGPGRASMRPAPDALVREVVDACCA, from the coding sequence GTGCCGCCGTCGCGCGTGGAAATTCCGCTGGGTGACCGGAGCTACGGCATCGAGATCGGCGCGGGCCTGCTGGACGAGGCGGGCATCTATGCGGCGTGCCCCAAGGCCGCCTGTGCGCTCATCGTAACCAACGAGACCGTGGCGCCGCTGTATGCCGAGCGTCTGCGCCAGGCCATCGCCCCCCGCTATTCCGAGGTGTTCATCGTCTCCTTGCCGGACGGCGAGGAGCACAAGGACTGGCAGACGCTGAACCGCATCTTCGATGCGCTGCTGTCCCATGGCTGTGACCGCAAGACCGTGCTGTTCGCGCTGGGCGGCGGCGTCGTGGGCGACATGACCGGCTTCGCGGCGGCAAGCTACATGCGCGGCGTGCCCTTCGTGCAGGTACCGACGACGCTGCTCGCGCAGGTGGATTCGTCGGTGGGCGGCAAGACGGCGATCAACCATCCGCTCGGCAAGAACATGATCGGTGCGTTCTACCAGCCGCAATTGGTGGTGTGCGACCTGTCCACGCTGTCCACGCTGCCCGCGCGCGAACTGAGCGCGGGGCTGGCGGAAGTGATCAAGTACGGGCCGATCGCCGACATGGAGTTCATGGCATGGCTCGAAGACCACGTCGATGCCCTGCGGGCCGGCGACCACGCGGCGCTCGCGCACGCCGTGCGGCGCAGCTGCGAGATCAAGGCCTGGGTGGTGGGGCAGGACGAGCGCGAAGCCGGCCTGCGGGCCATCCTGAACTTCGGCCACACTTTCGGCCACGCCATCGAGGCCGGCATGGGGTATGGCGTGTGGCTGCACGGCGAGGGCGTGGGTGCCGGCATGGTGATGGCGGCCGAACTATCGCACCGGCTGGGGCTTGTGGACGCGGTTTTCGTGGAGCGCCTGCGCGCCCTCATCGTGCGCGCCGGGCTGCCGGTGCGCGGTGCCGTGATCGACCCCTCGGACAACGCCGGCCGCTACCTCGAACTCATGCGCCTGGACAAGAAATCCGAAGGCGGCGAGATCCGCTTCGTGGTCATCGATGGCCCGGGGCGTGCCTCCATGCGCCCGGCGCCCGATGCGCTGGTGCGCGAGGTCGTCGACGCCTGCTGCGCCTGA
- a CDS encoding deoxyguanosinetriphosphate triphosphohydrolase, which produces MQPEPSFVPGARAGSAPQPPQGQGSTPACVPLLAPYACDPALTRGRRHPQSLAPTRTEYQRDRDRIVHSTAFRRLVYKTQVFLNHEGDLFRTRLTHSLEVAQLGRSIARSLRINEDLVEAVSLAHDLGHTPFGHAGQDALHECMAQQGGFEHNLQSLRVVDALEERYPDYDGLNLTFETREGILKHCSRANAERLEAQEPGGVGARFLLRQQPGLEAQLCNLADEIAYNAHDIDDGVRSGLITLAQLRDLPLFDRFRADAERDHPHLGGPQAQRRLLHEAIRRMLSAQVYDVIDATGAAIAEAAPRTVDDVRRLPPLVGFSASMREQSQALKRFLFQNLYRHPQVMETTGLAKQVVRELFEIYAARPAEMKHRFADRAAAALEGGASGALPHARTVADFIAGMTDRFAVREHERLTGVRLLA; this is translated from the coding sequence GTGCAGCCAGAACCCTCCTTCGTCCCGGGCGCCCGCGCGGGCAGCGCGCCGCAGCCGCCGCAAGGGCAGGGGAGCACGCCGGCCTGCGTGCCGCTGCTGGCGCCGTATGCCTGCGACCCGGCCCTGACGCGCGGGCGCAGGCATCCGCAGTCGCTCGCGCCCACGCGCACCGAATACCAGCGCGACCGCGACCGCATCGTGCACTCGACGGCGTTCCGACGGCTGGTCTACAAGACGCAGGTGTTCCTCAACCATGAGGGCGACCTGTTCCGCACCCGGCTCACGCATTCGCTGGAAGTGGCGCAGCTGGGGCGGTCCATCGCGCGTTCGCTGCGCATCAACGAGGACCTGGTCGAGGCCGTCTCGCTCGCGCACGACCTGGGCCACACGCCGTTCGGCCATGCGGGGCAGGATGCGCTGCACGAGTGCATGGCGCAGCAGGGCGGCTTCGAGCACAACCTGCAGAGCCTGCGCGTGGTCGATGCGCTGGAAGAGCGCTACCCGGACTACGACGGCCTGAACCTGACCTTCGAGACGCGCGAGGGCATCCTCAAGCACTGCTCCCGCGCAAACGCCGAGCGCCTGGAGGCTCAGGAGCCCGGCGGCGTCGGCGCGCGCTTCCTGCTCCGGCAGCAGCCGGGCCTGGAGGCGCAGCTCTGCAACCTGGCCGACGAGATCGCCTACAACGCCCACGACATCGACGACGGCGTGCGCTCCGGGCTGATCACGCTGGCGCAGTTGCGGGACCTGCCGCTCTTCGACCGCTTCCGTGCCGATGCCGAGCGCGACCATCCGCACCTGGGCGGGCCGCAGGCGCAGCGCCGGCTGCTGCACGAGGCCATCCGCCGCATGCTGAGTGCGCAGGTCTACGACGTGATCGATGCCACCGGGGCCGCCATCGCGGAGGCGGCGCCGCGCACCGTGGACGACGTGCGCCGCCTGCCGCCGCTGGTGGGTTTCAGCGCCTCCATGCGGGAGCAGTCGCAGGCGCTCAAGCGCTTTCTGTTCCAGAACCTGTACCGGCACCCGCAGGTCATGGAGACCACGGGCCTGGCCAAGCAGGTGGTGCGCGAGCTGTTCGAGATCTACGCCGCACGGCCAGCCGAGATGAAGCACCGCTTCGCGGACCGCGCGGCCGCGGCGCTGGAGGGCGGTGCGTCCGGCGCCTTGCCGCATGCGCGCACCGTGGCCGATTTCATCGCAGGCATGACCGACCGGTTCGCGGTGCGCGAGCACGAGCGGCTCACGGGCGTGCGCCTGCTGGCCTGA